A genome region from Natronobeatus ordinarius includes the following:
- a CDS encoding PQQ-binding-like beta-propeller repeat protein has protein sequence MSVNEPPRADDSDDDGVLEAETCLSLGDLGPAASRHNWRRSAVAVDGETVFAGLAGGRVIATDLAEGKAEERWSVEGDDERYVVSMDVDDGILVTGERGPEGRICVLSTETGDLLWEYVTAEDVGSPADETFFAQPFVVDVQVAGETIVAAARRYERDGDVQEWSSVVYGFDREGDLEWTFDVRASPIAFDVDDERVAVAYNRCPDNHDHDHGLVVLDLETGEEVANWDPGTPGERRVGDVAFTEAGIAVASHGDKYGYHLDENCGEIWRVDLASERDLEGETVYAYPNHAVAADGTAVFVTGNTFAEETRDPDGRHPNEHTAVGVDPESGEVSWSHDVRGFARYVFASGEFVAIPSAQNFRERDAETHAVHLLEAQSGPLETHPIEGISSAGDLAGDRLAVIEEPVEYHDEGVTRGEYRLHTWRLEH, from the coding sequence ATGAGCGTGAACGAACCGCCGCGTGCCGACGACAGTGACGACGATGGCGTCCTCGAGGCAGAGACGTGCCTCTCTCTGGGCGACCTCGGCCCGGCCGCGAGCAGACACAACTGGCGTCGCTCGGCGGTCGCCGTCGACGGGGAGACCGTCTTCGCTGGTCTCGCCGGCGGGCGTGTAATCGCCACCGACCTCGCCGAGGGCAAGGCAGAAGAGCGGTGGTCAGTCGAGGGCGACGACGAGCGCTACGTCGTCTCGATGGACGTCGACGACGGCATCCTCGTAACCGGCGAACGCGGTCCCGAGGGACGAATTTGCGTCCTCTCGACCGAGACCGGCGACCTCCTGTGGGAGTACGTCACGGCCGAGGACGTCGGTTCGCCCGCGGACGAGACGTTCTTCGCCCAACCGTTCGTCGTCGACGTGCAGGTTGCCGGCGAAACGATCGTCGCCGCCGCCCGCCGCTACGAACGCGACGGCGACGTCCAGGAGTGGTCGAGCGTCGTCTACGGCTTCGACCGCGAGGGCGACCTCGAGTGGACCTTCGACGTCCGGGCCTCGCCGATCGCTTTCGACGTCGACGACGAACGGGTGGCCGTGGCGTACAACCGCTGTCCCGACAACCACGATCACGACCACGGCCTCGTCGTCCTCGACCTCGAGACCGGCGAGGAAGTGGCGAACTGGGACCCCGGCACGCCGGGCGAGCGTCGCGTCGGCGACGTGGCCTTCACCGAGGCGGGCATCGCTGTCGCCAGCCACGGCGACAAATACGGCTACCACCTCGACGAGAACTGTGGAGAGATCTGGCGCGTCGACCTCGCGAGTGAACGCGACCTCGAGGGCGAGACGGTCTACGCCTACCCGAACCACGCCGTCGCCGCCGACGGCACGGCCGTCTTCGTCACTGGAAACACCTTCGCCGAGGAGACCCGCGATCCCGACGGCCGCCATCCGAACGAACACACCGCAGTTGGGGTCGACCCCGAGTCCGGCGAGGTCTCCTGGTCACACGACGTCCGTGGCTTCGCCCGCTATGTCTTCGCCTCCGGTGAGTTCGTGGCGATCCCCTCCGCACAGAACTTCCGCGAGCGCGACGCCGAGACCCACGCCGTGCATCTACTCGAGGCCCAGTCGGGGCCACTCGAGACCCACCCGATCGAGGGGATCTCGAGTGCCGGCGACCTCGCCGGGGATCGACTCGCCGTGATCGAAGAACCCGTCGAGTACCACGACGAGGGGGTCACTCGAGGGGAGTATCGGCTCCACACGTGGCGACTCGAGCACTGA
- a CDS encoding ATP-binding protein, translated as MERHRTPFPAIVGQEELKRALLAVAANDALDGLLVQGEKGTAKSTAVRGLVDLLPEQEAVADCPYGCPPDDPAGQCESCRSRDPADLEVETRPVPLVTLPLGATRERVVGTLSVADALEGEAEFDPGLLARANRGILYVDEVNLLEDHLVDVILDAAASGVNRVERDGVSVSHPAEFTLVGTMNPEEGDLRPQLRDRFALQATVVGCRDLEDRIEVIDRALERNEDPETFVGEYDEETAALAEELLEARTLLEDVSLPADFKRDIAELCLEAGVDGHRADIAIARTARTLAALDGRGKVIQPDVEEAARLALPHRMQSRPFEDAPDPEDVLEDHFDDEDDQEDEGGNDDGEAEADEPADADGDDEAETDERTEDDTRGDDEDDGDDPGDGDDDSSGSGGGGGGGSGSSGSSSESPADDDGEGDDGPDNDEDSPGEGDDEEEATPLVPGQRRAEIGNSGSPPIEDLEAETAASSDGSRARVEASDRGRGARVRTERATADEAADAAASIRAAAADGRTRVEEGDLRKSVRRSRAGTLIVFVVDASASMRPAMADAKGTVMSLLQDAYEQRDGVAFVAVAGEQAEVVLPPTDSVTLAARHLKELPTGDRTPLPSGLEEATRIVTRADADASLVVVVTDGRANVAEGSPTVKTREAARRLARADCETVVVDASDDGDRTGLIGVLEGEIGGRRIPLSELSAERVAETAAAVEHGE; from the coding sequence ATGGAGCGTCACCGAACGCCGTTTCCGGCGATCGTCGGACAGGAGGAACTGAAGCGGGCGCTGTTGGCCGTCGCGGCCAACGACGCGCTCGACGGGCTGCTCGTCCAGGGGGAGAAAGGGACCGCCAAATCGACGGCCGTCCGTGGACTCGTGGACCTACTGCCCGAACAGGAAGCCGTCGCGGACTGCCCCTACGGCTGTCCGCCCGACGATCCGGCCGGCCAGTGTGAGTCCTGCCGATCGCGTGATCCCGCGGATCTCGAGGTCGAGACCCGTCCCGTCCCGCTGGTGACGCTTCCGCTCGGGGCGACCCGCGAACGCGTCGTCGGGACCCTCTCGGTGGCTGACGCGCTGGAGGGCGAGGCCGAGTTCGACCCCGGCCTGCTCGCCCGCGCCAACCGGGGCATCCTCTACGTCGACGAGGTCAATCTGCTCGAAGATCACCTCGTGGACGTCATCCTCGATGCGGCCGCGAGCGGGGTCAACCGCGTCGAACGCGACGGCGTGAGTGTCTCCCACCCCGCCGAGTTCACCCTCGTCGGAACGATGAACCCCGAAGAGGGAGACCTGCGCCCACAGCTTCGGGACCGCTTCGCCCTCCAGGCAACCGTCGTCGGCTGTCGCGACCTCGAGGATCGGATCGAGGTCATCGACCGCGCCCTCGAGCGAAACGAGGACCCGGAGACGTTCGTCGGGGAGTACGACGAGGAGACCGCCGCCCTCGCCGAGGAATTGCTCGAGGCCCGGACACTCCTCGAGGACGTTTCTCTCCCCGCCGATTTCAAACGCGACATCGCCGAGCTCTGTCTCGAGGCGGGCGTCGACGGCCACCGCGCCGACATCGCCATCGCCCGCACCGCCCGGACGCTTGCCGCCCTCGACGGCCGAGGGAAGGTGATCCAGCCCGACGTCGAGGAGGCCGCCCGGCTGGCACTTCCCCACCGGATGCAGAGCCGCCCGTTCGAGGACGCCCCCGATCCGGAGGACGTCCTCGAGGATCACTTCGACGACGAGGACGATCAGGAGGACGAGGGGGGAAACGACGACGGTGAGGCTGAGGCCGATGAGCCGGCGGACGCAGATGGTGACGACGAAGCGGAAACCGACGAGCGCACGGAGGACGACACTCGAGGAGACGACGAGGACGACGGGGATGATCCCGGCGACGGTGACGACGACTCGAGTGGCTCCGGCGGTGGCGGGGGCGGGGGCAGTGGATCGAGCGGGTCCTCGAGCGAATCCCCTGCCGACGACGACGGAGAAGGGGACGACGGGCCGGATAACGACGAGGACTCTCCCGGCGAAGGCGACGACGAAGAGGAGGCGACGCCCTTGGTCCCGGGTCAGCGACGAGCCGAGATCGGCAATTCGGGAAGCCCACCCATCGAGGACCTCGAGGCTGAAACAGCTGCCTCGAGTGACGGCTCTCGCGCTCGGGTCGAGGCATCTGACCGGGGCCGTGGCGCACGGGTTCGGACCGAACGCGCAACCGCAGACGAGGCCGCCGACGCGGCCGCCTCGATCCGAGCCGCCGCGGCAGACGGCCGAACGCGCGTCGAGGAAGGTGACCTGCGCAAGTCAGTCAGGCGGTCTCGAGCGGGCACGCTGATCGTCTTCGTCGTCGACGCCAGCGCCTCCATGCGTCCGGCGATGGCCGACGCCAAGGGGACGGTCATGAGCTTGCTCCAGGACGCCTACGAGCAACGCGACGGGGTGGCGTTCGTGGCCGTCGCGGGCGAGCAAGCCGAGGTCGTCCTGCCGCCGACCGACAGCGTCACCCTCGCCGCTCGTCACCTGAAAGAACTCCCCACCGGAGACCGGACGCCGCTTCCATCAGGTCTCGAGGAAGCCACCCGGATCGTCACGCGAGCCGACGCCGACGCGAGCCTCGTGGTCGTCGTGACCGACGGCCGGGCGAACGTCGCCGAGGGGAGCCCGACGGTAAAAACGCGGGAGGCGGCCCGTCGGCTCGCTCGAGCCGACTGCGAGACCGTCGTCGTCGACGCGAGTGACGATGGCGATCGGACGGGACTGATCGGCGTCCTCGAGGGCGAGATCGGCGGTCGACGAATCCCGCTTTCGGAGCTGTCGGCCGAACGGGTAGCCGAGACGGCTGCAGCCGTCGAACACGGCGAATAA
- the cobN gene encoding cobaltochelatase subunit CobN: MPTIGLYTATENELGALQEAATRLEGIDLVVRSESDLEDEAELEAYLDALESVDAAVFWLHGAEDSMPGYDLATDRLEEAGVPLVVKATGDAYALEDTTVSEDDREQVYEYLERGGVVNLEHCCRYLAGEYGEYDGEVDDPVELPTEGVYHPDYPAVEYEELLETHDSDKPTVGVWFYESHWTHANTRYVDALVRALEEKGVNVLPAFCNPATDEKGQENAEWVAKNWFSDEDGPIVDAVVSSFMFSLGMSERGRSASDEGGTEDIFLEELGVPVLQAITTMRSRSRYEASDTGVMGFELALSVALPEFDGNVITHPISGKERMDDEAGVGSVPKQHFPIEDRVEHVASLAVNWAQLRHTPNEDKKVAVVLHNYPPSDDGIGTAFGLDSPESTINLLEELEARGYDLEDRPDDGQALIEELTSQLTLEDRWVAPEDVRELSVDVVSPDQYAEWFADADERFQEHIIEEWGEPPERPFAIPGMECGNVLVTVQPPRGFGMDPSKVYHDSDLQPPHDYYAFYAWLREHYEADAVVHLGTHGSLEWLPGKTVGLNGESAPDALVSDLPNVYPYIVNNPGEGTQAKRRSYAAIVDYLTPVMRAAGTYDDLAELEELASEYRQAGMEDARSDDGEHLEALLREKVEELDLAVELGIAGTIDEKADVRGPDEAGSSLAEGDVEGDEVDIDELVERIHEYLTDVKTTQIRMGLHTMSEPPEGERLVEYLVALTRLENPGAPSLRESVAGALGVDYETMLSSPGTYDEDLGMTYAEAADIVYEQSVELIETLAEHDFDVPVSELEGGPDDEVNINLLIVDLETIGDAKAKPGAHDDLRKALAFICEEAQPRVQGAAEEIPQTADALEGEYVPPGGSGAPTRGGVDLLPTARNFYTLDPRKVPAKAAWQVGKEVAEGVLERHYNENDEYPEEIGVVAWGTPTIRTRGETIAQVLAMMGVEPVWTDAGRIDDVEPIPLEELDRPRIDVTTRVSGLFRDAFPAAAGVIHDAVDAVVDLDEPHEMNYVKKHVEEEAAELEEEEDLEGDEARDAVMDRVFTTKPGGYGAGTNKAIDEGNWDDRSDLASVYVQWGGYAMGSRGRVSDAHDSFERRLSSVDATVKLEDTMEQDEFDSSDWYAFHGGFISAVSEVSGEEPASYVGDSSDPDNVDVYTNEEKVRKSMRARVLNPDWLESMEEHGYKAAGDLSTTVDVTLGWDATTGVISDRLWEDVAEAYAFDEDRQEWMKDVNPWALESITATLLEAIDRDLWDANEEIEDRLRDINLSVEGDLEARTTNEVAGVTNDD; encoded by the coding sequence ATGCCGACGATCGGGCTATACACTGCGACGGAAAACGAGTTGGGCGCGCTACAGGAGGCTGCGACCCGACTCGAGGGAATCGACCTGGTGGTTCGCTCCGAGAGCGACCTCGAAGACGAAGCCGAACTCGAGGCCTACCTCGACGCACTCGAGTCGGTCGACGCCGCGGTCTTCTGGCTCCACGGGGCTGAAGACAGCATGCCGGGCTACGACCTGGCGACCGACCGCCTCGAGGAGGCTGGCGTCCCGCTGGTCGTGAAAGCGACGGGTGACGCGTACGCACTCGAGGACACGACGGTTTCCGAGGACGACCGCGAGCAGGTCTACGAGTACTTAGAGCGGGGTGGCGTGGTCAACCTCGAGCACTGCTGTCGCTATCTCGCCGGCGAGTACGGCGAGTACGACGGCGAGGTCGACGACCCCGTCGAACTGCCGACGGAGGGCGTCTACCACCCTGACTACCCCGCCGTCGAGTACGAGGAGTTACTCGAGACCCACGATTCCGACAAACCGACGGTGGGCGTCTGGTTCTACGAGTCCCACTGGACCCACGCCAACACCCGCTACGTGGACGCGCTCGTCCGCGCACTCGAGGAAAAGGGCGTGAACGTCCTGCCCGCCTTCTGTAATCCCGCGACCGACGAGAAGGGTCAAGAGAACGCCGAGTGGGTCGCCAAGAACTGGTTCAGCGACGAGGACGGACCGATCGTCGATGCTGTCGTCAGCTCCTTTATGTTCTCGCTGGGGATGAGCGAGCGCGGTCGGTCGGCGAGCGACGAGGGAGGAACGGAGGACATCTTCTTAGAGGAACTGGGCGTTCCCGTCCTGCAGGCGATCACGACGATGCGCTCGCGGTCGCGCTACGAGGCGAGTGACACGGGCGTGATGGGCTTCGAACTCGCCCTCTCGGTGGCGCTGCCGGAGTTCGACGGCAACGTCATCACCCATCCGATCAGCGGGAAAGAGCGCATGGACGACGAGGCCGGCGTCGGCAGCGTGCCCAAACAGCACTTCCCGATCGAAGATCGGGTCGAGCACGTCGCCTCCCTGGCGGTCAACTGGGCACAGCTTCGACACACCCCGAACGAGGACAAGAAGGTCGCCGTCGTCCTCCACAACTACCCGCCGAGTGACGACGGCATCGGGACCGCGTTCGGACTGGACAGCCCCGAGAGCACGATCAACTTACTGGAAGAACTCGAGGCCCGCGGCTACGATCTCGAGGACCGCCCCGACGACGGCCAGGCGTTGATCGAGGAGCTGACCTCCCAGCTCACCCTCGAGGACCGCTGGGTCGCCCCCGAGGACGTCCGCGAGCTGAGCGTCGACGTCGTCTCCCCCGACCAGTACGCCGAGTGGTTCGCCGACGCCGACGAGCGTTTCCAGGAACACATTATCGAGGAGTGGGGCGAGCCACCGGAACGACCGTTCGCCATCCCCGGCATGGAGTGTGGCAACGTTCTCGTGACCGTTCAGCCCCCGCGTGGCTTCGGGATGGACCCCTCGAAGGTCTACCACGACTCAGATCTGCAGCCCCCACACGACTACTACGCCTTCTACGCCTGGCTGCGCGAGCACTACGAGGCCGACGCCGTCGTCCACCTGGGCACCCACGGCAGCCTCGAGTGGCTTCCCGGAAAGACCGTCGGGCTCAACGGCGAGAGCGCCCCCGACGCCCTGGTCTCCGACCTGCCGAACGTCTACCCCTACATCGTCAACAACCCCGGCGAGGGGACCCAGGCCAAACGGCGATCCTACGCCGCCATCGTCGACTACCTCACACCCGTCATGCGGGCGGCAGGGACCTACGACGACCTGGCCGAACTCGAGGAACTGGCGAGTGAGTACCGCCAGGCCGGGATGGAAGACGCCCGAAGCGACGATGGTGAGCACCTCGAGGCCCTCCTCCGGGAGAAAGTCGAAGAACTGGACCTCGCGGTGGAACTCGGCATCGCTGGTACCATAGACGAGAAGGCAGACGTCCGCGGACCCGACGAGGCCGGCTCGAGTCTGGCAGAGGGAGACGTCGAAGGTGACGAGGTCGACATCGACGAACTCGTCGAGCGCATCCACGAGTACCTCACCGACGTCAAGACAACCCAAATCCGGATGGGCTTACACACGATGAGCGAGCCGCCGGAGGGTGAGCGACTGGTCGAGTACCTCGTCGCGCTCACGCGCCTCGAGAATCCCGGCGCGCCGAGTCTCCGTGAGAGTGTGGCGGGCGCACTCGGCGTCGACTACGAGACCATGCTCTCCTCGCCGGGAACCTACGACGAGGATCTCGGCATGACCTACGCCGAGGCCGCCGATATCGTCTACGAGCAAAGCGTCGAACTGATCGAGACGCTCGCCGAACACGACTTCGACGTTCCCGTCTCCGAGTTGGAGGGGGGCCCCGACGATGAAGTGAACATCAACCTGCTCATCGTCGACCTCGAGACCATCGGCGACGCGAAGGCCAAACCGGGCGCACACGACGACCTGCGGAAGGCGCTGGCGTTCATCTGTGAGGAAGCTCAGCCCCGCGTCCAGGGAGCCGCCGAGGAAATCCCACAGACTGCGGACGCCCTCGAGGGCGAGTACGTCCCGCCAGGAGGGTCGGGCGCACCGACCCGCGGCGGCGTCGACCTGCTGCCGACCGCGCGGAACTTCTACACGCTCGACCCCCGCAAGGTGCCGGCGAAAGCCGCCTGGCAAGTTGGAAAAGAGGTGGCAGAGGGCGTCCTCGAGCGCCACTACAACGAGAACGACGAATATCCAGAAGAGATCGGCGTCGTCGCCTGGGGAACCCCCACGATCCGCACCCGTGGAGAGACCATTGCTCAGGTACTCGCAATGATGGGCGTCGAGCCGGTCTGGACCGACGCGGGCCGGATCGACGACGTCGAGCCGATCCCACTCGAGGAACTCGACCGACCGCGGATCGACGTGACGACCCGGGTTTCGGGACTGTTCCGGGACGCCTTCCCCGCCGCGGCTGGGGTTATCCACGACGCCGTCGACGCGGTGGTCGACCTCGACGAGCCCCACGAGATGAACTACGTCAAGAAACACGTCGAGGAAGAGGCGGCCGAACTCGAAGAGGAGGAAGACCTCGAGGGCGACGAGGCCCGCGACGCCGTCATGGACCGGGTCTTCACGACGAAACCCGGCGGCTACGGAGCCGGGACGAACAAGGCCATCGACGAAGGTAACTGGGACGATCGGTCGGATCTCGCGAGCGTCTACGTCCAGTGGGGCGGCTACGCGATGGGCTCGCGCGGCCGGGTCTCTGATGCCCACGATTCGTTCGAGCGGCGACTTTCGAGCGTCGACGCCACGGTCAAGCTCGAGGACACGATGGAACAGGACGAGTTCGACTCCTCGGACTGGTACGCCTTCCACGGCGGCTTCATTTCGGCTGTGTCGGAAGTTTCGGGCGAAGAGCCGGCGTCGTACGTCGGCGACTCGAGCGATCCCGACAACGTGGACGTCTACACCAACGAGGAGAAAGTCCGCAAGTCGATGCGCGCTCGCGTGCTCAACCCCGACTGGCTCGAGTCGATGGAAGAACACGGCTACAAGGCCGCGGGCGACCTCTCGACGACGGTCGACGTCACGCTGGGCTGGGACGCCACGACGGGCGTCATCAGCGACCGTCTCTGGGAGGACGTCGCCGAGGCCTACGCCTTCGACGAGGATCGCCAGGAATGGATGAAAGACGTCAATCCGTGGGCCCTCGAGTCCATCACGGCGACGTTACTCGAGGCCATCGACCGGGATCTCTGGGACGCGAACGAAGAGATCGAGGACAGACTCCGGGACATCAACCTCTCCGTGGAGGGTGACCTGGAAGCACGAACGACAAACGAAGTTGCAGGAGTGACTAACGATGACTGA